A stretch of Pempheris klunzingeri isolate RE-2024b chromosome 19, fPemKlu1.hap1, whole genome shotgun sequence DNA encodes these proteins:
- the dipk1b gene encoding divergent protein kinase domain 1B, giving the protein MMPRALRRLVHLVLFCPLSKGLQSRLPAIKVKYLLLAWLGILIASWVIYMQYASYSELCRGHVCHMVICDHYRRGIISGSSCKALCDQRTLVLQRCMSTSSTHQVYTGLWKERPVVIKCGIEDPVKTDGAPDSVLRQEMSLFDKPTRGTSMDEFKEMLLSFLKANLGEQPSLTTLVDRVIALADVNQDGKVSLAEAKSIWALLQINEFLLMVALQEKEHTPKLLGFCGDLYVTERVGHSSLYRLEVPHYLQALVPEALSSSLNHWLAPAWPRRARITIGLLEFVEEVFHGSYGSFLICDASPRHVGYNAKYDCKMANLRSVASEAVVRGFLRGRRCETNADCTYGRDCTATCDRLVKQCNTEVVQPNLAKVCVLLQDYLLFGAPSDLRGDLEKQLRTCVTLSGLASQMEVHHSLVLNNLKTLLWKKISNTQYS; this is encoded by the exons ATGATGCCCAGGGCTTTGCGGAGACTTGTGCATCTGGTGCTGTTCTGCCCTCTGTCCAAAGGGCTGCAG AGTCGTCTCCCAGCCATTAAGGTGAAGTACCTCCTCCTGGCATGGCTGGGCATCCTCATCGCCAGCTGGGTCATCTACATGCAGTATGCCTCGTACTCTGAGCTCTGCCGCGGGCATGTCTGCCATATGGTCATC TGCGATCACTACAGAAGGGGCATAATATCAGGCTCGTCCTGCAAAGCACTGTGCGATCAGAGAACTTTGGTCCTTCAGCGCTGCAtgtccacctcctccactcatcag GTGTACACTGGACTGTGGAAGGAGAGGCCTGTTGTGATCAAGTGTGGTATTGAGGATCCAGTGAAGACCGATGGGGCTCCAGACTCTGTACTGCGACAGGAAATGAGCCTTTTTGACAAACCCACCCGTGGGACCTCTATGGATGAGTTCAAAGAGATGTTGCTCAGTTTTCTCAAG GCAAATCTTGGTGAGCAGCCATCTTTGACCACCTTGGTGGACAGGGTCATCGCCCTGGCTGATGTCAACCAGGACGGCAAAGTGTCTCTGGCAGAGGCCAAGTCCATCTGGGCTCTTCTCCAGATCAATGAGTTCCTCCTGATGGTGGCGCTGCAGGAGAAGGAGCACACCCCCAAGCTGCTAGGCTTCTGTGGGGACTTATATGTGACAGAACGTGTGGGCCACAGCTCCCTCTACAGGCTAGAGGTTCCTCATTACCTGCAGGCTCTGGTCCCAGAGGCCCTGAGCTCCAGCCTCAACCACTGGCTCGCACCAGCCTGGCCCCGCAGGGCTCGCATCACCATCGGCCTGCTGGAATTTGTGGAGGAGGTCTTCCACGGGTCCTATGGGAGTTTCCTAATATGTGATGCCAGCCCTCGCCATGTGGGCTACAATGCAAAGTATGACTGCAAGATGGCCAACCTGCGCAGTGTGGCATCTGAGGCAGTTGTGCGGGGATTTTTGAGGGGTCGGCGATGTGAGACTAACGCAGACTGTACGTACGGCCGCGATTGCACGGCCACCTGTGATCGACTAGTGAAGCAGTGTAATACTGAGGTTGTACAGCCCAATCTTgcaaaggtgtgtgtgctgttgcagGATTACTTGCTTTTTGGGGCACCTTCAGACCTCCGCGGGGATCTGGAAAAGCAGCTTCGCACCTGTGTGACACTCAGTGGTCTGGCAAGCCAGATGGAGGTGCATCACTCACTAGTCCTTAACAACCTGAAGACATTACTGTGGAAGAAAATTTCAAACACTCAGTACTCCTGA